Proteins encoded within one genomic window of Chroicocephalus ridibundus chromosome 7, bChrRid1.1, whole genome shotgun sequence:
- the CCT6A gene encoding T-complex protein 1 subunit zeta has protein sequence MAVKALNPKAEVARAQAALAVNISAARGLQDVLRTNLGPKGTMKMLVSGAGDIKLTKDGNVLLQEMQIQHPTASLIAKVATAQDDITGDGTTSNVLIIGELLKQADLYISEGLHPRIVAEGFEIAKEKALEVLEQVKVTKEMDRETLIDVARTSLRTKVHTELADILTEAVVDSVLTVRKPDEPIDLHMVEIMEMKHKSETDTTLIRGLVLDHGARHPDMKKRVEDAYVLTCNVSLEYEKTEVSSGFFYKSAEEREKLVKAERKFIEDRVNKIIALKRRVCGDSDKGFVVINQKGIDPFSLDALAKEGIVALRRAKRRNMERLTLACGGTAMNSVEDLTPDCLGHAGLVYEYTLGEEKYTFIEKCDNPRSVTLLIRGPNKHTLTQIKDAVRDGLRAVKNAIEDGCVVPGAGALEVAVANALVKHKPNVKGRAQLGVQAFADALLIIPKVLAQNSGYDPQETLVKVQTEHAESGQLTGVDLNTGEPMVAAAAGIWDNYNVKKQLLHSCTVIASNILLVDEIMRAGMSSLKG, from the exons ATGGCGGTGAAGGCCCTCAACCCCAAAGCGGAGGTGGCCCGTGCCCAAGCCGCGTTAGCGGTGAACATCAGCGCGGCCCGCGGGCTTCAGGACGTGCTGAGGACCAACCTGGGTCCCAAGGGCACCATGAAGAT GCTGGTGTCGGGGGCTGGAGACATCAAGCTGACCAAAGATGGCAACGTGCTGCTGCAGGAAATG caAATACAACACCCCACAGCTTCCTTGATAGCAAAAGTAGCAACAGCGCAAGATGACATCACTGGAGATGGTACTACTTCAAACGTCTTGATCATTGGAGAACTCCTAAAGCAGGCAGATCTCTATATTTCTGAG GGCTTGCACCCTAGAATAGTAGCAGAAGGATTTGAgattgcaaaggaaaaagcacTTGAAGTTTTGGAGCAGGTCAAAGTAACCAAGGAAATGGACAGGGAGACTCTTATAGATGTTGCCAGAACATCCCTCCGTACTAAAGTCCATACCGAGCTTGCTGACATCCTAACAGAG GCGGTAGTAGATTCTGTTTTGACAGTCAGAAAACCAGATGAGCCTATTGACCTCCACATGGTAGAGATTATGGAGATGAAGCACAAATCAGAAACTGACACAAC GCTGATAAGGGGGCTGGTTTTGGATCATGGTGCTCGTCATCCTGACATGAAGAAAAGAGTGGAAGATGCTTATGTTCTTACTTGCAATGTTTCTCTAGAATATGAGAAAAC agAGGTGAGCTCTGGATTTTTCTATAAAAgtgctgaagagagagagaagctagtgaaagcagaaagaaagttCATTGAAGACAGAGTGAACAAAATCATAGCCTTGAAAAGAAGAGTTTGTGGTGATTCAGATAAAGGATTTGTTGTGATCAACCAGAAG GGAATTGACCCATTTTCCTTGGATGCACTTGCAAAAGAAGGAATAGTTGCTTTGCGGAGAGCTAAAAGGAGGAACATGGAAAG ACTGACCCTCGCGTGTGGCGGTACTGCCATGAACTCCGTGGAGGATCTCACTCCCGACTGCCTGGGACACGCAGGGCTTGTCTATGAGTATACATTG GGTGAAGAGAAATACACCTTCATTGAGAAATGTGACAACCCCCGCTCTGTTACCCTGTTGATCAGGGGGCCGAATAAGCATACGCTCACACAAATCAAGGACGCAGTAAGAGATGGTCTGCGTGCCGTTAAAAACGCTATTGAGGATG GCTGTGTGGTCCCGGGAGCAGGTGCCCTAGAAGTGGCCGTAGCTAATGCTCTTGTTAAGCATAAACCTAATGTAAAAGGAAGAGCCCAGCTTGGAGTTCAGGCTTTTGCTGATGCTCTGCTCATCATTCCTAAG GTTCTCGCTCAGAACTCTGGTTACGATCCCCAGGAGACACTGGTGAAGGTTCAGACAGAGCACGCGGAATCGGGGCAACTCACTGGAGTCGATCTGAACACTG
- the PSPH gene encoding phosphoserine phosphatase, translated as MAQDAVQYCHSEKDFILSPHSKKVPKRMASLLEMKEIFRNADAVCFDVDSTVIREEGIDELAKFCGVGDAVAEMTRRAMGGTVTFKAALTARLGLIRPSYEQVQKLISDNPPQLTPGIRELVSRLHQRGVQVFLVSGGFQSIVEHVALQLNIPTANVFANRLKFYFNGEYAGFDETQPTAESGGKGKVITHLKEQFHFKKVVMIGDGATDMEACPPADCFIGFGGNVIRKQVKEKAKWYITHFDELLKELEER; from the exons ATGGCTCAAGACGCAGTGCAGTACTGCCACTCAGAGAAAGACTTTATCTTGTCCCCTCACAGTAAGAAGGTTCCGAAAAGGATGGCGTCCCTCTTGGAGATGAAAGAAATCTTCCGCAACGCTGATGCAGTGTGCTTTGACGTGGACAGTACAGTCATCAGGGAAGAAGGCATTGATGAGCTTGCAAAGTTCTGTGGAGTCGGAGATGCCGTTGCAGAGAT GACGCGCAGAGCTATGGGTGGCACTGTGACATTCAAAGCAGCTTTAACGGCACGATTAGGTCTCATACGTCCCTCCTATGAACAAGTGCAGAAATTAATATCTGACAACCCACCTCAACTAACACCAGGAATAAG GGAGCTGGTGAGCAGGCTTCATCAACGAGGCGTCCAGGTCTTCTTGGTCTCTGGGGGGTTTCAGAGCATCGTGGAGCACGTAGCCTTACAGCTGAACATTCCAACAGCAAACGTCTTTGCCAACAGGCTGAAGTTTTACTTTAATG GAGAATATGCAGGATTCGATGAAACACAACCAACAGCTGAAtcaggggggaaaggaaaggttaTTACTCATCTGAAAGAACAGTTCCACTTCAAGAAAGTAGTTATGATTGGTGACGGAGCTACAGACATGGAAGCCTGTCCCCCTGCT GACTGCTTCATTGGATTTGGAGGAAACGTAATCAGAAAGCAAGTAAAGGAGAAAGCTAAATGGTACATTACTCACTTTGACGAACTGCTAAAGGAACTGGAAGAACGATAA